TTACGCAAGACAATCAAACTGAGATCAACGAAGCAATGATTGAGGAGAATAAAAAAGACAAGGAGGAAACGGATCAGCCTGCCCGTGAGGAGAAGCAGGGGGCTGAGACTGTCAATGAGAGGACGGCTGAGTCTGTTATCGAGCAGGAGCATGGCGCGGATAGCAGGCTGTCAACTGATGCTGATTCAGAATTCGAAGAGGCTGCGGAGGAAATGAAAGCGGAAATACACCTTGAGGCAGCAGAACCGATGCTCCAGAGCACAGACAAAACTGCTGCTGACCTGGAATATATGGATCAGACAAGTGAAATAAATGATGAAAAAATCAGTAAAAAAATTCCATTGCTCTCGAAAGGAATTCGAAAAGGTTCGGGACGAAATACGAAGTCTCGTGTAAAGAGCAAAAATGAAAACAATGTATCTGCGTTGGGGTTAATGATTAGGGATATGAAAATTAACAAAAAACTGTCAGTGCTTGTAATTATGTTTATTATCTGTATTCTGCTTGTAAGCTCATTCAGCTTTTACGCGATCAATAAGATAAAAATAAATGGAGATTTATATCTGCAGATTATTTCTGGAAAAGATCTGATAGCAGATATCAATCCACCTCAGGCATATATTATCGAATCTTACGCTTTGATCCTAGACATTGCGAATACTCGAAACCATGCTTATGTTCTTGAACTTGCCGATAAGATCAAAGCGCTGGAAGAACAATATGAGGGAGAACATGAATATTGGTCAGAGAACATAAAGGAAGCTGATGTCAGAAAGGCTTTCTTAGAAAACTCGTATATACCTGCTACACAATTCTTTGACGTTGCGCAAAAGGAATATATCCCTGCAGCACTTGAGGGTGATACCGTAAAAGTTCAGCAGCTGTTAACAGGTAAATTACGACCAAATTACGAGATACATAAAAGAGCAATCCAAACAATCAGCGCACTTGTAAATGATGATAATGCACAAAAGGAAGCAGAAGCAGCCCAAACAATTAAGAATAGTGTGCTGTTCTTAATATTGGTAATCGGCTTTGGGCTTGCAGGTATTATATTGATCGGGCTGTTCATCGGCAGAAATATCAGCAGACCTCTAAAAGAGTTAAAAGAGGTGGCAGATAAGGTTTCCTTGGGAGATGTTGATATCCAAATCAAATCCGTTTCAAAGGATGAAATTGGCGACTTGATGACATCTTTTGAAAAAATGGTGGATAACATCAAAATACAGGCAGCTGCCGGCGAGCAAATCGCCAACGGAGATTTATCTGTGACAATTGAGCCAAGATCAGAAAAGGATGTCCTGGCGCACAGCATGCGTTCCATAGTAGAGAACCTGAGGGCGCTGGTGAATGAAACCCAGACTTTGACAGAGGCAGCAGCAGATGGTGATCTCAATACGAGAGGAAATGCAGATGCTTTTGAAGGAGGGTTCAAAGAAATCATCGAAGGAGTCAACAGTACCCTTGATGGTATTGTAAATCCTTTGAATACGGCTCTTGACTACATTGAAAAAATTGCCAATGGTGAACAACTCGAGGAACTGGAAAACAATTATAAAGGCCAGTATGCACAATTGATCGGTCATCTGATGATGGTTCGAGAATCCTTGGGCTTGCTCACCACAGAGACGGAAAAACTGACCCAGGCTGCGTTTAACGGAGATTTCTCCTATCAGCCGGAGATTGAACTGCACAAGGGTGTTTATGCAGAGATCATGAGCAGTATTGACGGCTCTCTTGCCAATATCATCAGACCTCTGCGAATCTGCGGAGACTATATGAAGCAGATCGGAAACGGAGAAATACCGGAAAAAATCCAGGAGGAATACAAGGGTGAGTTTAGCGACATCATGGGCAGCATCAATGCTTGTATCGATGGTCTGGGAGGACTCATTGAAGGCAGAGATATTCTCGTTCATATGAGTAAAAATGACTATACAAAGCAGGTTACAGGATCGTACCTTGGCATCTATGCAGAAATTGCAGAAGCCATCAACTCTGTATCCGACACCGTGAGAAATGTTATCCGGGTCGTGAATAATATCTCCAACGGTGAGTTAAGCGACTTGGATGATCTAAAAGCAATCGGAAGAAGAAGTGAAAATGATACGCTGATGCCATCAATCATTCGGCTGATTGAAAATATTCAGTATGTTATCAAGGAAGCCTTGTTGCTGACGACAGCGGTCACAGAAGGAAAGCTTGATACGAAAACTGACTCGGAATTGTTCCAGGGTGCGTGGAAGAATCTCGTAGATGGCATGAACAGCATTCTCATAGAGGTATCCAAGCCGCTTAGAGATGTTTCAGAGGTTATGGAGCGAATTTCCGGCGGGGATCTGCAGGCGGTGATACAGGGCAGCTATCAGGGCGAGTTTGACCAGCTATCCAAAGCGGTGGATAAAACTGCAGGAATGCTTAATGATATCATAGGAGAAATGACCGAGGTAATCGGAAGCATAGCAAGCGGAAATCTGGCCCAGGAAAAAGTTAGAGATTACGCTGGAGACTTTGCAAATATCTCTGGCTCTCTGAATGTAATTATTGATTCCTTCAACCTGATTTTGGGAGATATTTACACTTCGGCAGAGCAGGTATCCTCTGGTTCAAGGCAGGTATCAAACGGCAGTCAGGCACTGTCTCAGGGTTCCACTGAGCAGGCTAGCTCCATCGAGGAATTAAAAGCATCCATTGAGGATCTTGCGGCACAGACGAAGCAGAATGCCATGAATGCAAATCAGGCAAATGAACTTGCTTCGGTGGCCAAGGTCAGCGCGGAAAAGGGAAATGGTCAGATGGGTGATATGTTGAAATCGATGGAAGATATCAATGTTTCCTCTACAAATATTTCCAAGATTATCAAGGTTATTGATGATATCGCGTTCCAGACTAACATTCTTGCATTAAATGCGGCGGTGGAAGCTGCAAGAGCAGGACAGCATGGTAAAGGCTTCGCGGTAGTAGCAGAAGAAGTTAGAAATCTTGCTGCAAGAAGTGCCGAAGCGGCCAGAAGTACTTCTGACTTGATCGGTGGTTCCATCAATAATGTGGAAAAAGGAATCAAGCTTGCGAATAATACTGCGACCGCCTTGAACGAGATTGTCAGAGAGATAGAAAAAGCTGCAACCCTTGTTGAGGGTATCGCTCAGGCGTCGAACGAACAGGCTACGGGCATTTCCCAAATCAATAAGGGGATCGAGCAGGTATCCAATGTTGTACAAAATAACTCTGCTACAGCAGAAGAAAGTGCGGCAGCAAGTGAAGAACTGTCAGGACAGGCAGAGCTGCTGAAGGAGATGGTTGGAAGGTTCAGCCTTCGAAACGATCTGCTGAAGTCACCAGACAGGCAGATGCATCTGGAAAGCGGTTCCAGCCGTTTCTAAGAATTAAAACTTGCGAAATGAAGTATTTTTATTCCGCCAATTTGCCGGCAAGGGTACGTCTTATCCTTGAATGCAACAAATCGCATCCCGTATCTATGGAACGGGATGCGATTTTTTATGCTATCCGCAAGCAGGGAATCAAGGAAATTGAAATACCTTTATTAATGGATGGCCTTTTTTCGGAAACGCTTTCCTTCGATTTCAACACTGGAAATGGCAATCATGGCATCCTTGTCAAAACTGGATACAATTAATTTCAGCTTGGCGATTTCCAGCCTCGTTATCATGACGAAAATCGTATAGGTATAGTTTTTGTCATCGTTACTTTTAATAATTGTGTATTCTCGACCCAGACGGGCTTTTATCGCATCTGAAATAGCAATATAGTGTTCTGAAACAATGAATACACCCTTTGTAGAATTCAAACCTTCTATGGTAACGTCAATGGTTTTGAATGCCACATAATAGGCCAGAAGAGAATACATTGCATTTTCCCAGCCAAAGACGACACCTGCGCTGCTTAGGATGAAAAGGTTGAAAAACATTACGATTTCACCGACAGAAAAGGATGTTCTGCGGTCAAAGATGATTGCAACAATTTCCGTGCCATCGAGTGAACCCCCATTTCGGATAATCAGACCGACGCCCATGCCTAGAATCACACCTCCAAAAAGCGCAGCCAGGATATCATCATCTGTCATGCCATGGAAGACATGGAGCAGAGAGACTCCTGCAGAAAGACAAATAACCGCATATAGAGTAAACAAGGCAAAAGTCTTGCCGATCTGACGGTAGCCCAAAAACAGAAAGGGCAGATTCAACACCAGCAAAAAAAGGCCAACAGGAAGACCGCTCAAATAGGAAGCCATGATAGAGATTCCGACAACGCCGCCGTCAATAATATTATTTGGAATTAAAAAGATTTCAAGCCCTATGGAAGCCAGTGCAGCACCTACGGTAATCGATAATAACTTCCTGCAGATCTTAAAAAAATTTCGATCAAGTCGTTTCTGTTTTTTTCGTAAATGATGTTTAGCAGGTTTTAGTCTTCTTTTCATTTTTCTTTCCCTTCTTGGATTGTTTCATTTATTAGGTTGACCCAAAAAACAAATTGCATGATTCCAATCAAGGAAGATATATCTGGAATGATTCACATTTTTATGGGAAAAATAATTACGAAAACGCTGATTCAATCCGCATTCAATCAGTGCTTTCCTAAAAAATAGATCTTGGAAAGGAGAACTTGAAAATGAAAAATGCAGTTTCTTTACTCATCAAATTTATCTATACCATGGTCGCAGCTTGGATTGCTTTTTCAATATTTGGAACCATTGCGGTCTATACGCTTATTTCCATCGGGGTTGTCGCAACGCTTCTCAGTTTTGCAATAGGAGATATGTGGGTACTTTCTCGATTCGGCAATTTAGCAGCATCTTTGATCAATGGGGTTATTTCGGGTGCAACGGCATACATTGCACTATTATTTTTCCCTGTGACTTACGCTTATTGGACACCGATTTTAGTGTTTGCGGCCGTCGTCGCAGCGGTGGAATATTTTTATCACATGTACCTTGTAAAATCCCACATTGTTGAAAAGAAAAAATCCGGCGGAGAAATCTTCAGACCAACGAATTTTAACTTTAAGACTGAAACAGCAGATGAACTCCATCCTCATATCGGAAGAGATCATCCGGATAAAGGGATTTACAACGAGAACAACAGCAGCGATTATAAAAATAACACAAATCGACTATAGCAATTTTAGAATTTTAAAGTTTGATCCATGGGCAGCCTCTTCAGGCTGCCTTTACCTTTTTTGTCACTTATGATAAAATCATGTAAGCTCTATTAGGACGTGTCTGAAAACTGCTCTGCCCTGCACAAGCAGTTTTCAGACGCGCCTCAGAGAACATATTTCGAAGAACGGAGGAACTGATATGAAGTTGATTACTTGGAATGTAAACGGATTAAGAGCCTGCCTCGGCAAAGGGTTTTTGGATTTTTGTAAAGAACAGAATCCTGATTGTATCTGCATTCAGGAGACTAAGATGCAGGAAGGCCAAGTCGAAATCATACTGGAGGGTTACGAACAGTATTGGAATAGTGCAGAAAAGAAAGGTTACTCGGGCACAGCGATTTTTAGTAAAGAAAAACCGATCAGTATCAATTATGATATCAATGCAGAGGGACATGATAAGGAAGGCCGGGCGGTCACATTGGAATTTCCCGAATTTTATCTAATTACAGTATACACGCCCAATTCCCAGGAAAAGCTGGCAAGATTGGATTATCGTATGGAATGGGAGGATGCATTTAGAAGCTACGTGACAGAACTGGACGAGAAAAAGCCGGTGATTATTTGTGGAGATCTGAACGTGGCACATCAAGAGATAGACCTAAAGAATCCTGCTGCTAACCGAAAAAATGCGGGCTTTTCCGATGAGGAACGGGCAAAAATGACAGAGCTGCTTGATTCGGGCTTTACCGACACCTTCCGTCATCTCTATCCGGATGCAACAGGCATCTATACATGGTGGTCCTATCGCTTCAATGCAAGAGCCAACAATGCCGGGTGGCGGATTGACTACTTCCTGGCATCCGACAGGATCAAGGATAAAATTAAGGATGTCGTAATCTTTGATCAGGTTTTCGGCAGTGATCATTGTCCTGTCATGCTTGACATTGAACTATAGTTTAGGGAAAACGCTGGTAAATTCGGTGTGCACAATCGATTCAATCGTCGCTTCCTTAGATAATTGGTTCCCCGGAGATGAAAAATATTTTTATTTCCGGGGAACTTTTGACATAGAAATGCGTCTTAATAGTATCAATTCGTAAAGGAGGTTTTGAATTAGTGAAAAAATTAATCGGTATCATGCTGGCATTCAGCTTAGTCTTGGGTTCTGCCAGTCCTGCGTTTGCAGCCGAGATGAACAGTACAGGCCTGGAAAAGGCCATCAATCAGGTAAAGAATGTTGTCACTATACCCAGTGATTTCAAAGACTTTCAGTATTCATCGAATCAGTATGAGGAAAATGGAAAGACGATAACAGTCTGGTATTTGAACTGGAACAAAAGTGACTATAGCGGAGGAATTTCTGCCACCGTCGAAAATAACGGTTATCTGATCAATTATAATAAGTATGTAGATAAGACCAATGAGGGGTTGGGGACTGTAACCAAAGAGGCTGCACAAAAAACTGCTGCAGCATTTCTTGCCAAAGTGAGACCTGACATTGCTCCGCAAATGCGCGTTGCTAAGGATAATGATTATTCCAGTACCGACAGACATTCTTTGCGTTACAATCTATACAAAAATGATGCAGTCGTTGCGTATGTTGAAGCAAGCGTGGAAGTGGATAAGTATAACGGAGAAGTCATCGGGTATAACTTCCAGGGTTCTGGAGAAGACCTGTCAAAGCTTCCGGCCGCCAGCGACATCATCAGTCTGGAAGAAGCCCAGAAAGCTTATCTGGAAAAAATTAAGGTTCCGCTTAACTATTATTCCAATTACGATTACAATAAAAAGTTGCTCACCGTATTTGCAGCTTATGCAGGTTCCGGAGAGAACAGCAAGGTCATTGATGCTAAAACAGGCGAAGCGGTAAAGGTCTACAACGATTTTCGTTTCTACAAAGATGCAGGCGGATACGGAATGGCAAAGACAGAGTCAGCAGCCAACGTCAACCAGCTGACGAAGGAAGAGATGGTCGCAGTGGATAGCTTGGCGGGCTTGATTTCTAAGGAAAAAGCAGAAAGTATTCTCAGAGAGTCGATTCCCGGAATCACAAGCAGCATGAAGGTAACCAATTCTTCCCTGTCCAAAAGCTATAACGAAGCGGACAAATATCTTTGGGAAATCGGTTTCGATGGCGCTTACGGAGTCGTAAATGCCAAGACGGGAGAAATGACCTCTTTTTATCTGTACGATGAAAACAGCTCCAAGGGGAATTCTGCATTGACAGAAGCAAAAGCGAAAGAAAAAGCAGAAGCCTTCATGAAGAAAGTGGCAGCAGAGAAGTTTGCACAATCAAGATTTTACGAAACCCCCAATTATGTTCTCTATAGATCGATGGATAACGTCACGGATTACAGCTTCAATTACTATAGACAGGCGAACGGCATTGATTTTGTTGGGAATGGTTTTACCGTCATCGTTAACAAGGCGAGCGGCATGATCACACACTATGACTTAAGCTGGTTCGACAACGTAACATTCCCAAGCATTGATAAGGTCATCACCAGTGAAGCAGCTTTTGATGCATTTAATAAGGATGGCCAGCTGGGACTGGTTTACCGAAAGGTAAATGATGGAGAGCCTGCTCTGGTTTATGACTTTGTTAAATCCACGGGAAATTTCTTAATTGATCCTGTGACAGGTGCGAAATTGGGATGGGACGGAAAGCCTTATAAAGATGCTTCTGTGCCAGCTTACTCAGATATTCAGGGACATTGGGCTGAAGCAACCATCGAAAAACTGCTTGACAACGGGTACTATCTCACAGGGGAGAAGTTCAATCCAAACGAAAAAATAACACAATTGAACTTTTTGAGATTTTTATATGCACCGATTCAGGCATATTATGATGAAGATGGTTTTTACAAAATGCTGATCAATGATAAGATTATCAAGGAGAACGAAAAAGCTCCAAATGCAGCTTTGACCAGACAGAATGCAGCTAAGTTCGCTGTTCGTTTTCTTGGCCAGGGCAAGACTGCGGAGCATCCTGAAATCTTTATAAATCCATTCAGAGACAGCGTATCTGATGCTTATAAAGGATATGCGGCAATCAGCTATGGCTTTGGGATTATGAAGGGGGATAAGAACGGACGATTCAATGGAGCAAATCAGGTGACCAACGCAGAAGCCGCGACGATCATCTACAATGCACTTCAGGTAAAGTAAAGGGGGAGAAACTTCTCTAACATGAAAACCGCCTAGTTATTTAACCGGGCGGTTTTCTGTATGTTGTACTGTTATAAATTCGATTTTTCGTTTTTTTCTTTTCATTCGCTTTCTCAGGTTTTCTGAGTCCATTCTTACAAGATCCTTGATTAGCGGATCCTGAATCAATCTGTTCCAGACCGTACGATTCGCCTGAATAAAGGAAGGCTGCAGCGGCATGGATTCTGAGATCAGAGGACATCGATAGGGAAGTTCCGTGTGAGAGAGAATTAACTCAAGCTGACCTTCTTCTGTTAGATAGGGTGCCAGGGGATAAAAACGACACTGCAGCGGCCGTAGCGCTCTCGGGCAGTGGGGCGGTGTTTTGCATCGTACAAAATATACTTTTCCGGTCCAGGACAAAGGAAATTCATAATCCTCTGCATCTTCGGCGCTCCATTTCAGCCAGTCTTCCTTTCTAGTAAACAGCTTTTCTTCGCCGGGCAGGAGATAAATCCCCATATCAAAATCCAGACCATCTCCTTGGGTATCATCTCCGCCGCAAGTACAGCATGCGGCACCGCAAAGCTGCCCGCAATCTCCGGGTAAGGGGCTGACCTTGTCAAGCAGTCTGTATATCGCTTTGTATGTGCTTTTTCTGATTGTGCTTATCATAATAAGGGTATTATATAAAATTACAAGGAATTGTGGAAGAGGCAGAACTTACTTTCTGTCAGGAATCTTTATTTTTTTGATTTTAGACGTTCCATATGGTATAATAATCGCCGATAGCTTGATTTTGCGATTATGATACAGATTAAGTGCCCCGCGAGAATTTCGGCATGAAAAGCGTGAATTCCGAAAATGCGGATGGCGGATACCATAAAACATTTTTATGGTATGCAATCGCCGATCGCTTGATTTTTGCGATTGCTCTATAACAGGCAGGAGGATACGGACAATTTATGAAATTAGGAATTGATATTGGATCGACAACAGTTAAACTCGTGTTGCTTGACCGACATGACAAAATCGTTTTCAGCAGATACGAGCGTCACATGTCCAACATATTTGAAAAAGTTTCTGAGCTTATGACTCAGCTGTACGATACTTATAAAGATATCCAAACAACCGTTGCCATTACAGGATCGGGAGGACTTGCTCTCTCGACTTTGCTCGGTATACCCTTCGAGCAGGAGGTAGTTGCTTGCAGCACCGCGGTGGAATCGCTGATTCCCAACACCGATGTAGCCATTGAACTGGGGGGAGAGGACGCAAAGATCACGTTCTACGGTCCTACCATTGAACAGAGGATGAATGGGACCTGTGCAGGAGGCACAGGTGCGTTTATCGATCAAATGGCTGTGCTTTTAAACACTGATGCGCAGGGATTAAACGAGAGCGCGAAAAATTATACAATGATCTATCCCATCGCAGCACGGTGCGGTGTTTTTGCAAAAACAGATATACAGCCGTTGATCAATGAAGGGGCAAAGATAGAAGATTTATCTGCGTCTATTTTTCAGGCTGTTGTCAATCAGACCATCAGCGGATTGGCCTGCGGAAGAACCATACGAGGCAATGTGGCGTTTCTGGGAGGACCTTTGTCATTTTTATCCGAATTAAGAAAGCGCTTTGTGGAGACGTTGGATCTCAAGCCGGAGCAGGTCATATTTCCAGCCGAGTCCCAATACTACGTTGCAATCGGCGCAGCCATGCTTTCAGCAAAAAATTCACCTGTGAATATTGAGAGCATTCTGACCAAAATTGATGCAGCTGACCTTGCTTCCATGTCTGAAACGAAGCATATGGAACCGCTATTTAAAGATTTTAACGACTTCCAGCAGTTTAAAGGAAGGCATGATAAGAATAAAATAAAACGAAGAGATATCAAGCGGGCAAAGGGAAAAGTATTTCTTGGAATTGATGCCGGTTCTACTACCACAAAGGCAGCGCTCATTGACGATGAGAAGTATCTTTTATATTCCTTCTATAAGAACAATGAAGGAAAGCCGCTGGAAGCAACTCTTGTCATGCTCAAAGAGCTTTATTCTCTATTGCCTGATGGCGCATATATTGCCAATGCGACAGTGACCGGCTACGGTGAGGGGCTGATCAAAACCGCTTTTAATGTGGATATGGGAGAAATTGAAACCATGGCCCACTACAAAGCTGCTGAGGAGTTTCTGCCCGGAGTTGATTTCATTTTGGACATCGGCGGTCAGGATATGAAATGTATGAAGATCAAGGATGGGGCAATCTATAATATCATGCTCAATGAAGCCTGCTCCTCCGGGTGCGGATCTTTTATAGAAACCTATTCAAAATCGGTCAATATGAGCGTTCAAGCCTTTGCAAAAGAAGGACTTTTTGCAGAATCCCCTGTTGACCTGGGAACTCGCTGTACGGTATTTATGAATTCCAAGGTCAAGCAGGCCCAGAAAGAAGGGGCCTCCATCGGTGACATCTCCGCAGGTTTGTCCCATTCCGTCATAAAAAATGCCTTATACAAGGTGATCAAGCTGAGAGACTCAGAAGAGGCTGGCAACAAGATCGTTGTGCAAGGGGGAACCTTTCTGAATGATTCCGTGCTGAGGAGTATTGAGCAGATCATGGAGAGGAAGGTCGTTCGTCCGGATATCGCAGGGATCATGGGGGCGTATGGCTCTGCATTAAATGCGAGAGAAAATTATGTGGAAGGTACCGAATCAGCAATCATCAAGTCTGCTGAAATGGCATGCTTCACCGTCACCAATACCCATACACGCTGTAAGGGCTGCGAAAACAAGTGCCTACTGACCATTAACAAATTTAATGACGGGGGAAGGTTTATCACGGGAAATCGGTGTGATAAAGGAGCCGGACTGGAAAAAAAGGGGGAGCATCTTCCCAACCTCTTTGAATACAAATACAGACGGCTGTTCTCATATGAACCGTTGGAAGAAGCTTACGCATCGAGAGGTACCGTTGGAATCCCTCGTGTACTCAATATGCATGAAAATTACCCATTCTGGTTCACCTTTTTTACCAGCCTGGGCTTTCGAGTTGTGCTTTCTCCTGTTTCCACAAAAGACATTTATGAGCTTGGAATGGAGAGTATTTCCTCCGATACCGCATGTTATCCTGCAAAATTGGTTCACGGTCATATTAGGTGGCTTGTCAATAATGGAGTAAAATGGATTTTCTATCCCTGTGTGAACTATGAGATGATTGAAGATCACAGTGCACCGAATCATTACAATTGTCCCATCGTTGCCACCTATCCCGAGGTTATTTCAAGCAACATGGATGAAATTTTTAAGGAGAATGAGGTGCAATTCAGCCACCCATTTCTCCCGTATGACGATGACATCAGACTGAGCCGCCAGCTTTACGAAATGATGAGAAGTCTTCACATTGGATTTAATGAAGTCAGTAAGGCAGTGAAGGCTGCAAGGAAAGAGGATAAACGATTTAAGGACGATATTAAAAAGAACGGTGCTTACGCCATAAAATATATCAAGGACAATAATAAAAAGGCAATTGTACTGGCAGGCAGACCATATCATCTCGATCCGGAAATCAACCACGGGATCGATCAGGTGATTAATTCCTTTGGAATGGCCGTTCTGACTGAGGATTCTGTGGCTCATTTCGCCAAACTGAATCGCCCCATCAGGGTGCTTGATCAATGGATGTATCATTCCAGAATGTATCGCGCTGCGGAGGTGGCAGGGAGAAATGATGATATTGAGCTGATTCAGCTTAATTCCTTTGGCTGCGGACTAGATGCTGTGACTACAGACCAGGTGGAAGAAATTCTGACGAATAAAAACAAGCTGTATACGGTACTGAAGATTGATGAAGGCTCCAATTTAGGAGCGGCAAAGATCCGAATCAGATCGCTCAAAGCAGCAATGGACGAAAGGGAGAAGAACAACGTAAAGTATATCCAAAATCATTCTCCTTACAAACGCAAACTCTTTACGAATCGAATGAAGAAGAACTACACGCTGCTGATTCCGCAGATGTCGCCCATCCATTTTCAGTTTTTAGAACCGGCGCTGCATCATGGAGGTTATCAAGCGGTTTTGCTGCCCTCTGTTGATAAGCATGCAGTAGAAGAGGGACTGAAATATATCAATAACGATGCTTGTTATCCTACAATTGTAACGCTTGGGCAGATCATTTCCGCACTGAAATCCGGAAAATATGATCTGAATAAAACGGCGATTGCTATGTCTCAGACAGGAGGCGGATGCCGTGCCAGCAATTACGTTTCGCTGCTTAGAAAAGCCCTTGGTGAGCTGAAGATGGAGCAAATTCCGGTAGTTTCAATCAATATGTCCGGCCTTGAAAAAAACCCGGGCTTCCAATTTACGCTTCCGCTGATTAAGCGGATTTTGATGGGCATGGTATATGGCGATGTGCTGATGAGGGTGCTCTATGCAACAAGACCCTATGAGGCTGTCCCAGGCTCAGCTGACGAATTGTTTGAAAAGTGGTCAAAAAAAGCAAAAGTGAATATTGAAAAAGGAAGCGTACGCAAATTTAACAAATATATTCACGATATTGTTGAGGACTTTGACAAGATCCCGCTTCGAGATGTGAAAAAACCAAAGATCGGCGTTGTCGGTGAAATCCTTGTAAAATATCAT
This genomic window from Clostridiales bacterium contains:
- a CDS encoding HAMP domain-containing protein yields the protein MKQDANLIDFTQDNQTEINEAMIEENKKDKEETDQPAREEKQGAETVNERTAESVIEQEHGADSRLSTDADSEFEEAAEEMKAEIHLEAAEPMLQSTDKTAADLEYMDQTSEINDEKISKKIPLLSKGIRKGSGRNTKSRVKSKNENNVSALGLMIRDMKINKKLSVLVIMFIICILLVSSFSFYAINKIKINGDLYLQIISGKDLIADINPPQAYIIESYALILDIANTRNHAYVLELADKIKALEEQYEGEHEYWSENIKEADVRKAFLENSYIPATQFFDVAQKEYIPAALEGDTVKVQQLLTGKLRPNYEIHKRAIQTISALVNDDNAQKEAEAAQTIKNSVLFLILVIGFGLAGIILIGLFIGRNISRPLKELKEVADKVSLGDVDIQIKSVSKDEIGDLMTSFEKMVDNIKIQAAAGEQIANGDLSVTIEPRSEKDVLAHSMRSIVENLRALVNETQTLTEAAADGDLNTRGNADAFEGGFKEIIEGVNSTLDGIVNPLNTALDYIEKIANGEQLEELENNYKGQYAQLIGHLMMVRESLGLLTTETEKLTQAAFNGDFSYQPEIELHKGVYAEIMSSIDGSLANIIRPLRICGDYMKQIGNGEIPEKIQEEYKGEFSDIMGSINACIDGLGGLIEGRDILVHMSKNDYTKQVTGSYLGIYAEIAEAINSVSDTVRNVIRVVNNISNGELSDLDDLKAIGRRSENDTLMPSIIRLIENIQYVIKEALLLTTAVTEGKLDTKTDSELFQGAWKNLVDGMNSILIEVSKPLRDVSEVMERISGGDLQAVIQGSYQGEFDQLSKAVDKTAGMLNDIIGEMTEVIGSIASGNLAQEKVRDYAGDFANISGSLNVIIDSFNLILGDIYTSAEQVSSGSRQVSNGSQALSQGSTEQASSIEELKASIEDLAAQTKQNAMNANQANELASVAKVSAEKGNGQMGDMLKSMEDINVSSTNISKIIKVIDDIAFQTNILALNAAVEAARAGQHGKGFAVVAEEVRNLAARSAEAARSTSDLIGGSINNVEKGIKLANNTATALNEIVREIEKAATLVEGIAQASNEQATGISQINKGIEQVSNVVQNNSATAEESAAASEELSGQAELLKEMVGRFSLRNDLLKSPDRQMHLESGSSRF
- a CDS encoding YitT family protein, which produces MKRRLKPAKHHLRKKQKRLDRNFFKICRKLLSITVGAALASIGLEIFLIPNNIIDGGVVGISIMASYLSGLPVGLFLLVLNLPFLFLGYRQIGKTFALFTLYAVICLSAGVSLLHVFHGMTDDDILAALFGGVILGMGVGLIIRNGGSLDGTEIVAIIFDRRTSFSVGEIVMFFNLFILSSAGVVFGWENAMYSLLAYYVAFKTIDVTIEGLNSTKGVFIVSEHYIAISDAIKARLGREYTIIKSNDDKNYTYTIFVMITRLEIAKLKLIVSSFDKDAMIAISSVEIEGKRFRKKAIH
- a CDS encoding DUF2512 family protein yields the protein MKNAVSLLIKFIYTMVAAWIAFSIFGTIAVYTLISIGVVATLLSFAIGDMWVLSRFGNLAASLINGVISGATAYIALLFFPVTYAYWTPILVFAAVVAAVEYFYHMYLVKSHIVEKKKSGGEIFRPTNFNFKTETADELHPHIGRDHPDKGIYNENNSSDYKNNTNRL
- the xth gene encoding exodeoxyribonuclease III, whose amino-acid sequence is MKLITWNVNGLRACLGKGFLDFCKEQNPDCICIQETKMQEGQVEIILEGYEQYWNSAEKKGYSGTAIFSKEKPISINYDINAEGHDKEGRAVTLEFPEFYLITVYTPNSQEKLARLDYRMEWEDAFRSYVTELDEKKPVIICGDLNVAHQEIDLKNPAANRKNAGFSDEERAKMTELLDSGFTDTFRHLYPDATGIYTWWSYRFNARANNAGWRIDYFLASDRIKDKIKDVVIFDQVFGSDHCPVMLDIEL
- a CDS encoding S-layer homology domain-containing protein, with translation MKKLIGIMLAFSLVLGSASPAFAAEMNSTGLEKAINQVKNVVTIPSDFKDFQYSSNQYEENGKTITVWYLNWNKSDYSGGISATVENNGYLINYNKYVDKTNEGLGTVTKEAAQKTAAAFLAKVRPDIAPQMRVAKDNDYSSTDRHSLRYNLYKNDAVVAYVEASVEVDKYNGEVIGYNFQGSGEDLSKLPAASDIISLEEAQKAYLEKIKVPLNYYSNYDYNKKLLTVFAAYAGSGENSKVIDAKTGEAVKVYNDFRFYKDAGGYGMAKTESAANVNQLTKEEMVAVDSLAGLISKEKAESILRESIPGITSSMKVTNSSLSKSYNEADKYLWEIGFDGAYGVVNAKTGEMTSFYLYDENSSKGNSALTEAKAKEKAEAFMKKVAAEKFAQSRFYETPNYVLYRSMDNVTDYSFNYYRQANGIDFVGNGFTVIVNKASGMITHYDLSWFDNVTFPSIDKVITSEAAFDAFNKDGQLGLVYRKVNDGEPALVYDFVKSTGNFLIDPVTGAKLGWDGKPYKDASVPAYSDIQGHWAEATIEKLLDNGYYLTGEKFNPNEKITQLNFLRFLYAPIQAYYDEDGFYKMLINDKIIKENEKAPNAALTRQNAAKFAVRFLGQGKTAEHPEIFINPFRDSVSDAYKGYAAISYGFGIMKGDKNGRFNGANQVTNAEAATIIYNALQVK